Genomic segment of Methanolobus mangrovi:
CGCATATCGACCACGGGAAAACAACATTATCAGATAATCTCCTTGCAGGCGCAGGCATGATCTCAAAAGAACTTGCAGGCCGCCAGCTTTTCATGGACTCTGACGAAGAAGAACAGGCAAGAGGTATTACAATTGACTCTGCTAACGTATCAATGGTTCACGAGTACAACGGAAAGGAGTATCTCATCAACCTTATTGACACACCAGGGCACGTAGACTTTGGTGGCGACGTTACACGTGCAATGCGTGCAGTGGACGGAGCAGTCGTAGTTATTGATGCTGTAGAAGGTACAATGCCACAGACTGAGACAGTACTCAGGCAGGCATTAAAGGAACACGTTAAGCCAGTACTGTTCATCAACAAGGTAGACCGTCTCATAAACGAGTTACAGGTCGATGCACAGGAAATGCAGATCAGGCTCGGTAAACTTATCGACCACGTGAACAAGCTCATTAAAGGTATGAATGAAGAGCGCTACAATGCAGGATGGAGAGTCGATGCAGCAGAAGGTACTGTAGCATTCGGTTCAGCATTATACAACTGGGCTATCAGCGTACCAATGATGCAGAAGACCGGAGTCAGTTTCCAGCAAGTATTTGATTATTGCCGTGCTGAAGACATGAAGTCACTTGCAGAGAAATGCCCGCTTCATGAAGCGGTCAACGACATGGTTATCAGGTTCCTCCCAACACCTATTGTAGCTCAGGCTGACAGGGTCAATGTAATCTGGCACGGAGATAAGGAATCCAAGATCGGAAAGGCAATGCTCAGTGCAGATGCAACAGCTGATCTGGCTTTCATGGTAACAGATATCTCAATGGACCCTCATGCTGGTGAAGTTGCAACAGGAAGGTTGTTCAGCGGATCACTTACCCGTGGTATGGAAGTTTACGTATCCGGTGCTTCAAAGAAGAACAGGATTCAGCAGGTCGGTGTTTTCATGGGCCCTGAGAGGCTTGAAGTAGAGAACATCCCGGCAGGTAACATTGCAGCTGTAACAGGACTTAGGGACGCTATCGTCGGTTCAACAGTAACCACCCTTGATGGTATGGAAGCTTTCGAAAGTATAACCCATGCCAGTGAGCCGGTAGTTACCGTAGCTGTCGAAGCTAAACACATGAAGGATCTTCCTAAACTTGTCGAAGTATTGAGACAGGTCGCTAAAGAAGACCCAACTCTTAAGATCACACTGAACGAAGAGACCGGTGAGCACCTGATGGCAGGTATGGGAGAACTCCACCTTGAAGTCATTGCACACAGGATCGAGCGTGACAAGGGTGTAGAGATCACAACAACCCCACCTCTCGTAGTTTACCGTGAAACTATCCGTGGCACTGCAGGACCTGTAGAAGGTAAGTCACCAAACAGACACAACAGGTTCTACGTTACAGTTGAGCCTCTTGAGGAAGGAGTAAGGGAACTTATCAGAAACGGAGAAATCTCAATGCGCATGCCTGAGGTTGAGCGCAGAGAGAAGCTCATAGCTGCTGGTATGGACAAAGATGAAGCAAAGGGTATTGCAGACATATTTGAGAGCAATATCTACGTCGATGTAACAAAGGGTATCCAGTACCTCAATGAAACCATGGAACTTGTTCTTGAAGGATTCCAGGAAGTAATGAAGGCCGGACCACTCTCCAGAGAACCATGTATGGGCGTAAAGGTCAAACTTACAGATGCAAAGTTGCACGAAGATGCAGTCCACAGAGGACCAGCACAGGTAATTCCTGCATCAAGACAGGGAATTCAGGCAGCAATGCTCATGGCGGACGATACACTTCTTGAACCACACCAGAAGGTATTCATCCAGGTCCCACAGGACCAGATGGGTGGTGCCGCAAAGGAAATTCAGGGACGTCGTGGTGTCATTATTAATATGACCAGCGAAGGTGACATGACCATTATTGAGTCAAAGGCACCTGTATCTGAGTTATTCGGATTTGCAGGAGATATAAGATCTGCAACTGAAGGTCGCGCAATGTGGAGCACAGAATTCGCAGGCTTTGACACGCTTCCAGCTAACATGACAACAGAAGTTGTTAGCGGTATAAGAGAAAGGAAAGGACTTAAGAAGGAACTTCCACAAGCATCTGATTACCTGAGTATGTAATTGCGGAGATTTGCAGCTTTTTGCTGCAAAAATCCTATTTCGTCAGAAAGGTTTAAACGTAAAAAGACCTATTATGGCAAATCAAACTGATACATTATATTAGAATTAACTAAAGGAGATATGAAAATGGCAGCTGACAAACCACACATGAACTTGGCAGTTATCGGTCACATTGACCACGGCAAATCAACCTTTGTCGGAAGATTAATGTTCGAAACAGGAGCAGTACCTGCTCACCTGATCGAGAAATACAAGGCAGAAGCTAAAGAGAAAGGTAAAGAATCCTTCGCTTTCGCATGGGTAATGGACTCCCTGAAGGAAGAGCGTGAGAGAGGTATTACAATCGATATCGCTCACAAGAGATTCGACACAGACAAATACTACTTTACAGTAGTAGACTGCCCAGGTCACCGTGACTTCGTAAAGAACATGATCACAGGTGCATCCCAGGCAGACGCAGCTGTTCTTGTCGTAGCAGCACCTGATGGTGTAATGGCTCAGACAAAGGAACACGTATTCCTTTCAAGAACACTCGGTATCAACCAGCTTATCGTTGCTGTAAACAAGATGGATGCAGCTGAATACAGCGAAGAGAGATACAACCAGGTAAAGGCAGATGTAAGCCAGCTCCTCGGTATGGTAGGATTCAAGGCTTCAGAGATTCCATTTGTCCCAACATCCGCATTCGAAGGCGACAACATCACAAAGTCAAGCCCTAACACACCATGGTACACTGGTCCATCACTTCTTCAATGCCTTAACGAGCTAAAGGAACCAGAAAAGCCAGACAAGCTTCCACTCCGTATCCCTGTACAGGATGCATACACCATCTCCGGTATCGGAACCGTACCAGTAGGTAGGGTCGAGACAGGAATTATGAAGAAGGGTCAGAGCGTAACATTCAACCCAAGTGGCGTAACCGGCGAAGTAAAGTCAATCGAAATGCACCATGAAGAACAGCCACAGGCAGTTCCTGGTGACAACATCGGATGGAACGTACGTGGTGTAGGTAAGAACGATGTCCGCAGAGGAGATGTATGTGGCGCAGCTGACAACCCACCATCAGTAGCAGAAGAGTTCACAGGACAGATCGTTGTCCTTCAGCACCCATCCGCTATCACAGTAGGATACACCCCAGTATTCCACTGTCACACAACCCAGACTGCATGTACTCTCATGTCCATTGACAAGAAACTTGACCCTAAGACAGGTCAGACAAAGGAAGAGAACCCAACCTTCATTAAGGCTGGAGATGCAGCAATCGTAACCATCAGACCAACAAGGCCAATGGTTATCGAACCAGTAAAGGAAATCCCACAGCTCGGTAGATTCGCTATCCGTGATATGGGTATGACCATTGCTGCTGGCATGTGCATGAGTGTCAAACAGAAGCAGTAAGACACTCAAATTTCCTTTTTTTAGGAGAAGAACATGTCACAGAAAGCAAGAATAAGATTATCAGGAATCAGTCCTGTAAACCTTGATGGTGTTTGCGATCAGGTAAAAGCTATTGCAGACAGAACAGGGGTAAGTATCTCAGGACCAGTTCCACTACCAACCAAAAAGATGGTAGTACCTGTCCGTAAGAGTCCAAGTGGCGACGGAACTGCTACATGGGATCACTGGGAAATGCGTGTACATAAGAGACTTATTGACATTGCAGCAGATGAGCGTGCACTCAGGCAGCTTATGCGTATCCAGGTTCCTAAGGACATCAACATCGAGATAGTACTTCAGAACTAAGCTATAGTTATTGCTAGCAATAACTATAACCTTTAAGTTACAGATCAAATCTGTAACCTCTACTTCTCATCTTTCAGCCGGCACTCAAGAGTGCCGGCTATGAAAGATTTTAGGATAGAACTGCTGCAAACCTTCTGTTTTGATAGGTTCTTCCATTTCCTTAAATACTACTGAGATAAACCATCAGTACCGCAAAATATATCTAAACCACCAACTCATTAAAAATGTGGGGTTAAACTATGAAAGAAAAGGTACTGATATTAGGAGCAGGCTATGCCGGATCAGTAGTAGCCAATAAACTTGCCAGAGAATTCAGAAAGAAAATTGCTAAGGACGAACTGGAGATCACCATTCTTGACAAAAGTGACACCAGCATAAATCAGGGAGGATTCACATTCCTTCCATTTGGACTGTACACCCCCGAGGACATAATAAGAAAAAGAAAGAAACTTATCAGTCCACGTGTTAACACTGCCTTTGGAGATGATGGGGAAGTTACATCTGTTAATCTCAATAACAAAGAAGTGGCCGTCAAAAGTGGAAAGAAATACATTTATAACTACCTTGTAATTGCAATGGGAGCCCGTGCAGATGCTGATGCAGTACCCGGACTTGCAAACGAACTAAACACATTTTACACATCCATTGAAGGAGCAATGCAGGTTGGGGAGAAACTTCGAAATCTTGAGAAAGGAGATATAGTTATCTCTGTTGCCTCAATGCCCATACCCTGCCCTGGAGCTCCCGTGAAATTTGCATTCCTGCTCGATAGTTACCTCCGGAATATAAGGAAGAACAGGGAACAATTCAATCTTACATTACTCTGGCCTATGGAACCGATAGGGCCACCTGAATTCAATAAACTTGTAAGCGGCCTCCTTAAAGAGAAGAACATAGAAGTAAAAAGGAGCTTCCCGCTTGGTAAAGTCGATGCTTCCAAAAAAGAACTCAGTTCAAAGGAAGGAGAAACAATCAATTATGATCTTTTGATAGCTGTCCCTCCCCATAAACCTCAAAAACTCCTTGCTGACTCAGGACTTACAGATGAAAAA
This window contains:
- a CDS encoding elongation factor EF-2 translates to MGRRKKMVERVTALMSNPEMIRNIGIVAHIDHGKTTLSDNLLAGAGMISKELAGRQLFMDSDEEEQARGITIDSANVSMVHEYNGKEYLINLIDTPGHVDFGGDVTRAMRAVDGAVVVIDAVEGTMPQTETVLRQALKEHVKPVLFINKVDRLINELQVDAQEMQIRLGKLIDHVNKLIKGMNEERYNAGWRVDAAEGTVAFGSALYNWAISVPMMQKTGVSFQQVFDYCRAEDMKSLAEKCPLHEAVNDMVIRFLPTPIVAQADRVNVIWHGDKESKIGKAMLSADATADLAFMVTDISMDPHAGEVATGRLFSGSLTRGMEVYVSGASKKNRIQQVGVFMGPERLEVENIPAGNIAAVTGLRDAIVGSTVTTLDGMEAFESITHASEPVVTVAVEAKHMKDLPKLVEVLRQVAKEDPTLKITLNEETGEHLMAGMGELHLEVIAHRIERDKGVEITTTPPLVVYRETIRGTAGPVEGKSPNRHNRFYVTVEPLEEGVRELIRNGEISMRMPEVERREKLIAAGMDKDEAKGIADIFESNIYVDVTKGIQYLNETMELVLEGFQEVMKAGPLSREPCMGVKVKLTDAKLHEDAVHRGPAQVIPASRQGIQAAMLMADDTLLEPHQKVFIQVPQDQMGGAAKEIQGRRGVIINMTSEGDMTIIESKAPVSELFGFAGDIRSATEGRAMWSTEFAGFDTLPANMTTEVVSGIRERKGLKKELPQASDYLSM
- the tuf gene encoding translation elongation factor EF-1 subunit alpha, producing the protein MAADKPHMNLAVIGHIDHGKSTFVGRLMFETGAVPAHLIEKYKAEAKEKGKESFAFAWVMDSLKEERERGITIDIAHKRFDTDKYYFTVVDCPGHRDFVKNMITGASQADAAVLVVAAPDGVMAQTKEHVFLSRTLGINQLIVAVNKMDAAEYSEERYNQVKADVSQLLGMVGFKASEIPFVPTSAFEGDNITKSSPNTPWYTGPSLLQCLNELKEPEKPDKLPLRIPVQDAYTISGIGTVPVGRVETGIMKKGQSVTFNPSGVTGEVKSIEMHHEEQPQAVPGDNIGWNVRGVGKNDVRRGDVCGAADNPPSVAEEFTGQIVVLQHPSAITVGYTPVFHCHTTQTACTLMSIDKKLDPKTGQTKEENPTFIKAGDAAIVTIRPTRPMVIEPVKEIPQLGRFAIRDMGMTIAAGMCMSVKQKQ
- the rpsJ gene encoding 30S ribosomal protein S10, yielding MSQKARIRLSGISPVNLDGVCDQVKAIADRTGVSISGPVPLPTKKMVVPVRKSPSGDGTATWDHWEMRVHKRLIDIAADERALRQLMRIQVPKDINIEIVLQN
- a CDS encoding NAD(P)/FAD-dependent oxidoreductase, giving the protein MKEKVLILGAGYAGSVVANKLAREFRKKIAKDELEITILDKSDTSINQGGFTFLPFGLYTPEDIIRKRKKLISPRVNTAFGDDGEVTSVNLNNKEVAVKSGKKYIYNYLVIAMGARADADAVPGLANELNTFYTSIEGAMQVGEKLRNLEKGDIVISVASMPIPCPGAPVKFAFLLDSYLRNIRKNREQFNLTLLWPMEPIGPPEFNKLVSGLLKEKNIEVKRSFPLGKVDASKKELSSKEGETINYDLLIAVPPHKPQKLLADSGLTDEKGWIPCNKTTLQYRGPAGNHDDVYILGDNGPADILKTGIGAHYQALVVSQNLINEIYGNKIKVPYEGETGCPIITEMETPVSAGEAYIATWNYGVMPAPFKPTKMGWYMYRMYYYLHWDMSVKGLF